The Microcebus murinus isolate Inina chromosome 4, M.murinus_Inina_mat1.0, whole genome shotgun sequence genome has a segment encoding these proteins:
- the LOC105883468 gene encoding olfactory receptor 56A3: MRTYQNGTISIEVSNFLLNCFVRSPIWQRWLSLPLSLLFLLAMGANATLLLTIRLEAALHQPMYYLLSLLSLLDIVLCLTVIPKVLVIFWFDLRPISFSACFLQMYIMNCFLAMESCTFMVMAYDRYIAICHPLRYPAIITDQFVVKAATFILARNIFITMPIPILSAWLYYCRTNVIENCICANMSVSRLSCDDVTVNRLYQFAAGWTMLGSDLILIFLSYTFILRAVLRLKAEGAVAKALSTCGSHFILILFFSTILLVFVLTHVAKEKVSPDVPVLLNVLHHVIPAALNPIVYGVRTQEIKQGIQRLLKKGW, encoded by the coding sequence ATGAGAACATACCAAAATGGCACCATCTCCATCGAGGTTTCAAATTTCCTCCTGAACTGTTTTGTCAGATCCCCCATTTGGCAGCGCTGGCTGTCCCTGCccctcagcctcctcttcctcctggccaTGGGGGCCAACGCCACCCTCCTGCTGACCATCAGGCTGGAGGCCGCTCTGCACCAGCCCATGTACTACCTGCTcagcctcctctccctgctggacATTGTGCTCTGCCTCACCGTCATCCCCAAGGTCCTGGTCATCTTCTGGTTTGACCTCAGACCCATCAGTTTTTCTGCCTGCTTCCTCCAGATGTACATCATGAATTGCTTCCTAGCCATGGAGTCCTGCACATTCATGGTCATGGCCTATGATCGTTATATAGCCATCTGCCACCCACTGAGATACCCAGCCATCATCACTGACCAGTTTGTAGTCAAAGCTGCCACCTTTATTTTGGCCAGGAACATCTTTATAACTATGCCCATTCCCATTCTTTCAGCATGGCTTTATTACTGTAGGACAAATGTCATTGAGAACTGCATCTGTGCCAATATGTCCGTCTCCAGGCTCtcctgtgatgatgtcactgtcaATCGCCTTTACCAATTTGCTGCAGGTTGGACTATGCTAGGATCTGACCTCATCCTCATCTTCCTCTCCTACACCTTCATACTGCGAGCTGTGCTGAGACTCAAGGCAGAAGGTGCTGTGGCCAAGGCCCTAAGCACATGTGGCTCCCACTTCATCCTTATCCTCTTCTTTAGCACCATCCTTCTGGTCTTCGTCCTTACACATGTGGCTAAGGAGAAGGTCTCCCCTGATGTACCAGTCTTGCTCAATGTCCTCCACCATGTCATCCCTGCAGCCCTTAACCCAATTGTTTATGGGGTGAGAACCCAGGAGATCAAGCAAGGAATCCAGAGGTTACTAAAGAAAGGGTGGTAG
- the LOC105883329 gene encoding olfactory receptor 56A3-like, producing MLLYSNSSLPIEVSEFLLNCFTRSPTWQRWLSLPLSLLFLLAMGANATLLITIRLEATLHQPMYYLLSLLSLLDIVLCLTVIPKVLAIFWFDLRPISFSACFLQMFIMNNFLPMESCTFLAMAYDRYVAICKPLRYPSIITDRFVAKSIAFILARNTFFTAPIPILSAHLHYCGKNVIENCICANLSVSKLSCDNVALNRIYQLIVAWTLIGSDLILIFLSYIFILHAVLRLKAKGAAGKALSTCGSHFILILFFSTILLVFVFTHMAKKKVSPDIPILLNVLHHVIPAALNPIVYGVRTQEIKQGIWKLLRRDR from the coding sequence CTGCTTTATAGCAACAGCTCCCTTCCTATTGAAGTCTCTGAATTCCTCCTCAACTGTTTTACCAGGTCTCCCACCTGGCAGCGCTGGCTGTCCCTGCccctcagcctcctcttcctcctggccaTGGGGGCCAATGCCACCCTCCTGATCACCATCCGGCTGGAGGCCACTCTGCACCAGCCCATGTACTACCTGCTcagcctcctctccctgctggacATTGTGCTCTGTCTCACCGTCATCCCCAAGGTCCTGGCCATCTTCTGGTTTGACCTCAGACCCATCAGTTTTTCTGCCTGCTTCCTCCAAATGTTCATTATGAATAACTTCCTGCCTATGGAATCATGCACCTTCCTGGctatggcctatgaccgctatgtTGCCATCTGCAAACCTCTGCGTTACCCATCCATCATTACGGACCGATTTGTGGCAAAGTCTATTGCCTTCATCTTGGCCCGGAACACTTTTTTCACTGCACCTATCCCTatcctctctgcccatctccactATTGTGGAAAAAATGTAATTGAGAACTGTATCTGTGCCAACCTCTCTGTTTCCAAGCTCTCCTGTGATAATGTTGCCCTTAACCGAATCTACCAGTTAATTGTGGCCTGGACTCTTATAGGATCTGACCTCATCCTCATCTTTCTCTCCTATATTTTCATCCTCCATGCTGTTCTTAGACTCAAGGCAAAAGGGGCAGCTGGCAAAGCTCTGAGCACCTGTGGCTCTCACTTCATTCTCATCCTCTTCTTTAGCACCATCTtgctggtgtttgtttttacccATATGGCCAAGAAAAAGGTTTCCCCTGATATCCCTATCTTACTTAATGTCCTACACCATGTAATTCCTGCAGCTCTGAACCCCATTGTCTATGGAGTACGAACCCAGGAGATTAAACAAGGCATTTGGAAATTACTGAGGAGGGATAGATAA
- the LOC142870474 gene encoding olfactory receptor 56A4-like: MVSSPNNTGTQVTEFLMICFPGMQDTQHWLSIVLAPLLVLALGANFVLLLAIRQEASLHEPMYYLLAILSVLDVILCLTVIPKVLLIFWFNMKPISFAGCFLQMFVMNTFLPMESSTFLVMAYDRYVAICHPLRYPSIITEQFVINAAIFIVFRNLLATLPTPVLAARLNYCASNVVENCICANISVARLSCGDIRLNKLYQFVSVWCLLGSDLVLILLSYCFILKAVMHLQSGGATTKALSTCGSHLILILFFYTLLLVFIFTNKAGKSVPSEVPILLNVLHHLIPPALNPIVYGVRTQEIKQGIMKLLKYQH; this comes from the exons ATGGTATCATCTCCCAACAACACAGGAACCCAGGTGACTGAATTCCTGATGATCTGCTTCCCAGGAATGCAGGACACACAGCACTGGCTATCTATTGTCCTGGCTCCTCTCCTGGTTTTGGCCCTTGGGGCCAACTTTGTGTTGCTACTCGCCATCCGGCAAGAGGCATCTCTGCATGAGCCCATGTACTACCTGCTTGCCATCCTCTCCGTGCTCGACGTCATCCTCTGCCTCACAGTCATCCCCAAG GTCCTGCTCATCTTCTGGTTCAACATGAAGCCCATCAGCTTTGCAGGCTGCTTCCTGCAGATGTTCGTCATGAATACCTTCCTTCCCATGGAATCCTCCACTTTCCTGgtcatggcctatgaccgctatgtggccatctgccacCCACTGCGCTACCCGTCCATCATCACTGAACAGTTTGTCATTAATGCAGCCATCTTCATTGTCTTCCGCAATCTGCTAGCTACACTGCCCACTCCAGTTCTAGCTGCCAGGCTCAACTACTGTGCCAGCAATGTGGTGGAGAACTGTATTTGTGCCAACATTTCCGTAGCAAGACTTTCCTGTGGGGATATTCGCCTAAATAAGCTATACCAGTTTGTGAGTGTTTGGTGCCTACTAGGTTCAGACCTGGTGCTCATTTTGCTATCTTACTGCTTCATTCTGAAGGCTGTTATGCATCTGCAGTCAGGGGGGGCCACTACCAAGGCTTTGAGTACTTGCGGTTCCCATCTCATCCTTATACTTTTCTTCTATACACTGCTGCTAGTCTTCATCTTTACAAACAAAGCAGGAAAAAGTGTACCCTCAGAGGTACCTATTCTTCTCAATGTCCTACACCACCTCATCCCACCAGCCCTCAACCCCATCGTTTATGGAGTACGAACccaggaaatcaagcaggggattATGAAGCTACTCAAGTACCAGCACTGA